A region from the Perca fluviatilis chromosome 16, GENO_Pfluv_1.0, whole genome shotgun sequence genome encodes:
- the mtmr4 gene encoding myotubularin-related protein 4 isoform X2, with protein MCAFFFFFFSSKCTDWTHQKLSGEEGPPSLEYIKAKDLFPQKELVKEDESLQVPFAVLQGEGVEYLGFADEAVIAISNYRLHIKFKDSVINVPLRLIESVESRDMFQLHIICKDSKVVRCLFATFKQCQEWVKRLNRAIAHPSRLEDLFALAYHAWCLGGNADDEDQHVHLCRPGDHVRQRMEMEVKRMGFDTQNVWRVSDINCNFKLCSSYPQKLLVPIWITDKELESVASFRSWKRIPVVVYRHQKNGAVISRCSQPEISWWGWRNTDDEYLVSSIAKACQMDAGAKGTCGAPACRQRGEAPDSSDSDFDSSLTGGSGCDDNTVPQKLLILDARSYTAAVANRAKGGGCECEEYYPNCEVMFMGMANIHAIRNSFQALRTVCSQIPDPGNWLSALESTRWLQHLSVMLKAATLVCSAVEREGRPVLVHCSDGWDRTPQIVALAKVLLDPYYRTLEGFQVLVETDWLDYGHKFGDRCGHQENSDDVSEQCPVFLQWLDCVHQLLKQFPCLFEFNEAFLVKLVQHTYSCLYGTFLCNNGRERETRNIYKRTCSVWSLLRNGNKNFQNFLYIPSHDMVLQPVCHTRALQLWTAVYLPTSSPCTAVDDSMELYLPPSVTGDELTSRSLDRLPKTRSMDNLLSAFENGVPLTRTSSDPNLNKHCQEGRSAPELSPATEETSAAISEEVTPDNTGLDTRKGKPLHLSPAMTPESVPGAESFEDTVEETCLTTQPLPSLPLPPVPLGKDVALAHISFPAPVLQQALPQIANSPLPPPPLEAESLCRTAESTTSPTHKSEPCSSLPCNGTEPAATTPSSLPNGHSGSQLNGFPESADLLALKQLIPLLPMEDSTETLTGEGELPPTLPPTVSQDLTQNHFSDEDQPESQPESRPQVQPQTEKEDMRTDGVKGKERMLTVAVAPVDCAQAAARHLIAQSQITDLSLLGSHWESVQGLVQSACSSASRSGVSRALQSNTYQSRRLASKLLRSQGFANGSQCCRREALCNPSSPLQAGWLSAARSAAYTGLCGPAAAALNSYSLAGHQLLPVSYSSPSASSSPPPPQAPAYLDDDGLPVPMDAVQQRLRQIEAGYKQEVEVLRLQVRQLQMRLESKQYSTPPSEPDIDYEDDITCLRESDNSNEEDSLSTHSEDRLSEGSWDRVEPKDTEVTRWVPDHMASHCFNCDCEFWIVKRRHHCRNCGNVFCKDCCHLKLPIPDQQLYDPVLVCNICHDLLLESRTREIRSQQLKKAIATASS; from the exons GTGCCTCTCAGGCTGATAGAAAGTGTGGAGAGCAGAGATATGTTCCAGCtgcacatcatctgcaaagactCCAAAGTTGTCAG ATGCCTCTTTGCAACGTTCAAGCAATGCCAGGAGTGGGTCAAGCGTCTGAACCGGGCCATAGCTCACCCGTCCCGACTGGAGGACCTGTTCGCCCTGGCCTATCACGCCTGGTGTCTGGGAGGCAACGCTGATGATGAAGACCAGCACGTTCATCTCTGTCGCCcag GTGATCACGTGCGTCAAAGAATGGAAATGGAGGTCAAGAGGATGGGCTTCGACACACAGAACGTCTGGAGAGTGTCGGACATTAACTGCAACTTCAA GCTGTGCTCCAGCTACCCGCAGAAGCTTCTGGTTCCAATATGGATCACTGACAAGGAGCTGGAAAGCGTGGCTTCCTTCAGATCCTGGAAGAGGATCCCTGTGGTGGTCTACAG GCACCAGAAGAACGGGGCCGTGATCTCCCGTTGCAGCCAGCCTGAGATCAGCTGGTGGGGCTGGAGAAACACAGATGATGAGTACTTGGTGTCATCCATCGCCAAGGCGTGTCAGATGGATGCCGGAGCCAAGGGTACCTGTGGAGCACCAGCCTGCCGACAACGCGGGGAAGCTCCCGACTCCTCCGATAGCGATTTTG ACTCCTCTCTGACGGGTGGCTCTGGCTGCGATGACAACACTGTGCCACAGAAGCTACTTATTTTGGATGCTCGCTCGTACACCGCTGCAGTGGCCAACCGAGCCAAGGGCGGAGGCTGTGAATGTGAAG AGTACTACCCCAACTGCGAGGTAATGTTCATGGGAATGGCGAACATCCACGCCATCCGGAACAGCTTCCAAGCTCTAAGGACCGTCTGCAGTCAGATCCCGGATCCAGGAAA CTGGCTTTCCGCACTTGAGAGCACCCGTTGGCTGCAGCACCTGTCCGTCATGCTGAAGGCAGCCACGCTGGTGTGTTCAGCGGTGGAGAGGGAAGGTCGTCCTGTCCTGGTGCATTGTTCTGACGGGTGGGACCGCACTCCCCAGATTGTAGCCCTCGCCAAGGTCCTGCTGGACCCCTACTACAGGACATTAGAG GGTTTCCAGGTGCTTGTAGAGACTGACTGGCTGGACTACGGTCATAAGTTTGGGGACCGCTGCGGCCACCAGGAGAACTCTGACGATGTGAGCGAGCAGTGTCCTGTGTTCCTGCAGTGGCTGGACTGTGTTCACCAGCTGCTCAAACAGTTCCCCTGCCTCTTTGAGTTCAATGAGGCCTTCCTG GTCAAGTTGGTGCAGCATACGTACTCCTGTCTTTACGGCACCTTCCTGTGTAACAACGGTCgcgagagagagacgaggaacATCTATAAACGCACCTGCTCTGTGTGGTCTCTGCTTCGCAACGGAAACAAGAACTTTCAGAACTTCCTCTACATCCCCAGTCATGATATG GTGCTGCAGCCAGTCTGCCACACACGAGCGCTGCAGCTGTGGACAGCTGTCTACCTGCCCACCTCCTCCCCCTGCACCGCTGTGGACGACTCTATGGAGCTCTACCTCCCCCCCAGTGTCACAGGAGATGAACTGACCTCCCGTTCCCTGGACag ACTTCCCAAGACCCGCTCCATGGACAACCTGCTGTCAGCTTTTGAGAACGGGGTGCCCCTGACACGTACTTCGAGCGACCCAAATCTCAATAAGCACTGCCAGGAGGGTCGCTCTGCCCCAGAGCTTTCGCCAGCCACAGAGGAAACCTCTGCAGCCATCTCTGAGGAGGTCACACCTGACAACACTGGACTGGACACCCGTAAGGGGAAACCTCTGCATCTGAGTCCTGCCATGACCCCAGAGAGTGTCCCAGGTGCAGAGAGCTTTGAAGACACAGTGGAGGAGACCTGTCTCACCACACAGCCCCTGCCCTCTCTGCCCCTTCCCCCGGTCCCTCTCGGTAAGGACGTCGCACTCGCTCACATTTCCTTCCCGGCTCCTGTCCTCCAGCAGGCTTTGCCTCAGATCGCTAATTCTCCACTCCCACCGCCTCCGCTAGAGGCTGAGAGCCTGTGTAGGACAGCAGAGAGCACCACGTCGCCCACTCATAAATCCGAGCCGTGCTCATCTCTCCCCTGCAATGGCACTGAGCCTGCAGCCACCACACCCAGCTCGCTGCCTAACGGCCACTCTGGCAGCCAGTTAAACGGCTTCCCAGAATCTGCAGACCTGCTGGCTCTGAAGCAGCTGATACCACTACTTCCCATGGAGGACTCCACAGAGACTCTCACAGGTGAGGGAGAGCTCCCCCCAACCCTGCCCCCCACTGTGAGCCAGGATCTTACCCAGAATCATTTTAGTGACGAAGATCAGCCTGAGTCCCAGCCTGAGTCCCGGCCCCAGGTTCAACCCCAGACGGAGAAGGAGGACATGAGGACAGATGGAGTGAAAGGAAAAGAGCGTATGTTGACAGTTGCAGTAGCTCCTGTAGACTGCGCCCAGGCAGCAGCTCGCCATCTGATCGCCCAGAGCCAGATCACAGACCTGTCCCTGCTCGGCTCCCACTGGGAGAGCGTCCAGGGTCTGGTCCAGTCCGCCTGCAGCAGTGCCAGTCGCTCTGGCGTCAGCCGGGCCTTGCAGAGTAACACTTACCAGAGCCGCCGTCTTGCCAGTAAGCTGCTCCGCTCGCAGGGCTTCGCCAATGGGTCCCAGTGCTGCCGCAGAGAGGCTCTTTGTAATCCCAGCAGCCCTTTGCAGGCTGGCTGGCTGTCTGCTGCCAGGAGTGCAGCCTACACCGGCCTGTGTGGGCCTGCTGCCGCAGCCCTCAACAGCTACTCCTTGGCAGGCCATCAGCTCCTGCCAGTGTCATACTCCTCGCCCTCCGCCTCCAGCTCCCCACCCCCGCCCCAAGCCCCAGCTTACCTGGATGACGACGGGCTGCCGGTGCCCATGGATGCCGTGCAGCAGAGGCTGCGCCAGATTGAGGCCGGCTACAAGCAAGAGGTGGAGGTGCTGAGGCTGCAGGTGCGACAGCTGCAGATGAGGCTGGAGAGTAAACAGTACAGCACCCCTCCCTCGGAGCCAGACATTGATTATGAGGATGACATT ACATGTCTGCGGGAGTCAGACAACAGCAACGAGGAGGACTCTCTGTCGACCCACAGTGAGGACCGTCTGTCTGAGGGCAGCTGGGACCGCGTAGAGCCCAAGGACACAGAG gtcACGAGGTGGGTGCCCGACCACATGGCCTCCCATTGTTTCAACTGTGACTGTGAGTTCTGGATAGTCAAGAGACGTCACCACTGCAG GAACTGTGGCAATGTGTTCTGTAAAGACTGTTGTCATCTGAAGCTGCCCATCCCAGACCAACAGCTGTATGACCCGGTGTTGGTCTGCAACATCTGCCACGACCTGCTCCTGGAGTCCCGCACCCGCGAGATCCGCAGCCAGCAGCTGAAGAAGGCCATCGCCACAGCCTCCAGCTGA
- the mtmr4 gene encoding myotubularin-related protein 4 isoform X3, protein MSLAGRVSCSMLNCFGEEGPPSLEYIKAKDLFPQKELVKEDESLQVPFAVLQGEGVEYLGFADEAVIAISNYRLHIKFKDSVINTYPGVDNEISVPLRLIESVESRDMFQLHIICKDSKVVRCLFATFKQCQEWVKRLNRAIAHPSRLEDLFALAYHAWCLGGNADDEDQHVHLCRPGDHVRQRMEMEVKRMGFDTQNVWRVSDINCNFKLCSSYPQKLLVPIWITDKELESVASFRSWKRIPVVVYRHQKNGAVISRCSQPEISWWGWRNTDDEYLVSSIAKACQMDAGAKGTCGAPACRQRGEAPDSSDSDFDSSLTGGSGCDDNTVPQKLLILDARSYTAAVANRAKGGGCECEEYYPNCEVMFMGMANIHAIRNSFQALRTVCSQIPDPGNWLSALESTRWLQHLSVMLKAATLVCSAVEREGRPVLVHCSDGWDRTPQIVALAKVLLDPYYRTLEGFQVLVETDWLDYGHKFGDRCGHQENSDDVSEQCPVFLQWLDCVHQLLKQFPCLFEFNEAFLVKLVQHTYSCLYGTFLCNNGRERETRNIYKRTCSVWSLLRNGNKNFQNFLYIPSHDMVLQPVCHTRALQLWTAVYLPTSSPCTAVDDSMELYLPPSVTGDELTSRSLDRLPKTRSMDNLLSAFENGVPLTRTSSDPNLNKHCQEGRSAPELSPATEETSAAISEEVTPDNTGLDTRKGKPLHLSPAMTPESVPGAESFEDTVEETCLTTQPLPSLPLPPVPLGKDVALAHISFPAPVLQQALPQIANSPLPPPPLEAESLCRTAESTTSPTHKSEPCSSLPCNGTEPAATTPSSLPNGHSGSQLNGFPESADLLALKQLIPLLPMEDSTETLTGEGELPPTLPPTVSQDLTQNHFSDEDQPESQPESRPQVQPQTEKEDMRTDGVKGKERMLTVAVAPVDCAQAAARHLIAQSQITDLSLLGSHWESVQGLVQSACSSASRSGVSRALQSNTYQSRRLASKLLRSQGFANGSQCCRREALCNPSSPLQAGWLSAARSAAYTGLCGPAAAALNSYSLAGHQLLPVSYSSPSASSSPPPPQAPAYLDDDGLPVPMDAVQQRLRQIEAGYKQEVEVLRLQVRQLQMRLESKQYSTPPSEPDIDYEDDITCLRESDNSNEEDSLSTHSEDRLSEGSWDRVEPKDTEVTRWVPDHMASHCFNCDCEFWIVKRRHHCRNCGNVFCKDCCHLKLPIPDQQLYDPVLVCNICHDLLLESRTREIRSQQLKKAIATASS, encoded by the exons GTGCCTCTCAGGCTGATAGAAAGTGTGGAGAGCAGAGATATGTTCCAGCtgcacatcatctgcaaagactCCAAAGTTGTCAG ATGCCTCTTTGCAACGTTCAAGCAATGCCAGGAGTGGGTCAAGCGTCTGAACCGGGCCATAGCTCACCCGTCCCGACTGGAGGACCTGTTCGCCCTGGCCTATCACGCCTGGTGTCTGGGAGGCAACGCTGATGATGAAGACCAGCACGTTCATCTCTGTCGCCcag GTGATCACGTGCGTCAAAGAATGGAAATGGAGGTCAAGAGGATGGGCTTCGACACACAGAACGTCTGGAGAGTGTCGGACATTAACTGCAACTTCAA GCTGTGCTCCAGCTACCCGCAGAAGCTTCTGGTTCCAATATGGATCACTGACAAGGAGCTGGAAAGCGTGGCTTCCTTCAGATCCTGGAAGAGGATCCCTGTGGTGGTCTACAG GCACCAGAAGAACGGGGCCGTGATCTCCCGTTGCAGCCAGCCTGAGATCAGCTGGTGGGGCTGGAGAAACACAGATGATGAGTACTTGGTGTCATCCATCGCCAAGGCGTGTCAGATGGATGCCGGAGCCAAGGGTACCTGTGGAGCACCAGCCTGCCGACAACGCGGGGAAGCTCCCGACTCCTCCGATAGCGATTTTG ACTCCTCTCTGACGGGTGGCTCTGGCTGCGATGACAACACTGTGCCACAGAAGCTACTTATTTTGGATGCTCGCTCGTACACCGCTGCAGTGGCCAACCGAGCCAAGGGCGGAGGCTGTGAATGTGAAG AGTACTACCCCAACTGCGAGGTAATGTTCATGGGAATGGCGAACATCCACGCCATCCGGAACAGCTTCCAAGCTCTAAGGACCGTCTGCAGTCAGATCCCGGATCCAGGAAA CTGGCTTTCCGCACTTGAGAGCACCCGTTGGCTGCAGCACCTGTCCGTCATGCTGAAGGCAGCCACGCTGGTGTGTTCAGCGGTGGAGAGGGAAGGTCGTCCTGTCCTGGTGCATTGTTCTGACGGGTGGGACCGCACTCCCCAGATTGTAGCCCTCGCCAAGGTCCTGCTGGACCCCTACTACAGGACATTAGAG GGTTTCCAGGTGCTTGTAGAGACTGACTGGCTGGACTACGGTCATAAGTTTGGGGACCGCTGCGGCCACCAGGAGAACTCTGACGATGTGAGCGAGCAGTGTCCTGTGTTCCTGCAGTGGCTGGACTGTGTTCACCAGCTGCTCAAACAGTTCCCCTGCCTCTTTGAGTTCAATGAGGCCTTCCTG GTCAAGTTGGTGCAGCATACGTACTCCTGTCTTTACGGCACCTTCCTGTGTAACAACGGTCgcgagagagagacgaggaacATCTATAAACGCACCTGCTCTGTGTGGTCTCTGCTTCGCAACGGAAACAAGAACTTTCAGAACTTCCTCTACATCCCCAGTCATGATATG GTGCTGCAGCCAGTCTGCCACACACGAGCGCTGCAGCTGTGGACAGCTGTCTACCTGCCCACCTCCTCCCCCTGCACCGCTGTGGACGACTCTATGGAGCTCTACCTCCCCCCCAGTGTCACAGGAGATGAACTGACCTCCCGTTCCCTGGACag ACTTCCCAAGACCCGCTCCATGGACAACCTGCTGTCAGCTTTTGAGAACGGGGTGCCCCTGACACGTACTTCGAGCGACCCAAATCTCAATAAGCACTGCCAGGAGGGTCGCTCTGCCCCAGAGCTTTCGCCAGCCACAGAGGAAACCTCTGCAGCCATCTCTGAGGAGGTCACACCTGACAACACTGGACTGGACACCCGTAAGGGGAAACCTCTGCATCTGAGTCCTGCCATGACCCCAGAGAGTGTCCCAGGTGCAGAGAGCTTTGAAGACACAGTGGAGGAGACCTGTCTCACCACACAGCCCCTGCCCTCTCTGCCCCTTCCCCCGGTCCCTCTCGGTAAGGACGTCGCACTCGCTCACATTTCCTTCCCGGCTCCTGTCCTCCAGCAGGCTTTGCCTCAGATCGCTAATTCTCCACTCCCACCGCCTCCGCTAGAGGCTGAGAGCCTGTGTAGGACAGCAGAGAGCACCACGTCGCCCACTCATAAATCCGAGCCGTGCTCATCTCTCCCCTGCAATGGCACTGAGCCTGCAGCCACCACACCCAGCTCGCTGCCTAACGGCCACTCTGGCAGCCAGTTAAACGGCTTCCCAGAATCTGCAGACCTGCTGGCTCTGAAGCAGCTGATACCACTACTTCCCATGGAGGACTCCACAGAGACTCTCACAGGTGAGGGAGAGCTCCCCCCAACCCTGCCCCCCACTGTGAGCCAGGATCTTACCCAGAATCATTTTAGTGACGAAGATCAGCCTGAGTCCCAGCCTGAGTCCCGGCCCCAGGTTCAACCCCAGACGGAGAAGGAGGACATGAGGACAGATGGAGTGAAAGGAAAAGAGCGTATGTTGACAGTTGCAGTAGCTCCTGTAGACTGCGCCCAGGCAGCAGCTCGCCATCTGATCGCCCAGAGCCAGATCACAGACCTGTCCCTGCTCGGCTCCCACTGGGAGAGCGTCCAGGGTCTGGTCCAGTCCGCCTGCAGCAGTGCCAGTCGCTCTGGCGTCAGCCGGGCCTTGCAGAGTAACACTTACCAGAGCCGCCGTCTTGCCAGTAAGCTGCTCCGCTCGCAGGGCTTCGCCAATGGGTCCCAGTGCTGCCGCAGAGAGGCTCTTTGTAATCCCAGCAGCCCTTTGCAGGCTGGCTGGCTGTCTGCTGCCAGGAGTGCAGCCTACACCGGCCTGTGTGGGCCTGCTGCCGCAGCCCTCAACAGCTACTCCTTGGCAGGCCATCAGCTCCTGCCAGTGTCATACTCCTCGCCCTCCGCCTCCAGCTCCCCACCCCCGCCCCAAGCCCCAGCTTACCTGGATGACGACGGGCTGCCGGTGCCCATGGATGCCGTGCAGCAGAGGCTGCGCCAGATTGAGGCCGGCTACAAGCAAGAGGTGGAGGTGCTGAGGCTGCAGGTGCGACAGCTGCAGATGAGGCTGGAGAGTAAACAGTACAGCACCCCTCCCTCGGAGCCAGACATTGATTATGAGGATGACATT ACATGTCTGCGGGAGTCAGACAACAGCAACGAGGAGGACTCTCTGTCGACCCACAGTGAGGACCGTCTGTCTGAGGGCAGCTGGGACCGCGTAGAGCCCAAGGACACAGAG gtcACGAGGTGGGTGCCCGACCACATGGCCTCCCATTGTTTCAACTGTGACTGTGAGTTCTGGATAGTCAAGAGACGTCACCACTGCAG GAACTGTGGCAATGTGTTCTGTAAAGACTGTTGTCATCTGAAGCTGCCCATCCCAGACCAACAGCTGTATGACCCGGTGTTGGTCTGCAACATCTGCCACGACCTGCTCCTGGAGTCCCGCACCCGCGAGATCCGCAGCCAGCAGCTGAAGAAGGCCATCGCCACAGCCTCCAGCTGA